The following are from one region of the Rhodopirellula sp. P2 genome:
- a CDS encoding outer membrane protein assembly factor BamB family protein: protein MLPIRRSPLRRFRTAVRLPFASPMMAAACWIMAGLPLASAVEGQWPKFQNGGLSSIDTTLPTEWSPDENIAWTADILGYGQSTPIVAHDQIVVTSTSGENKDQYHVQSFAIETGELNWQVDLANPSPFKNSPMVSRAAPSAVATAEGFVAFFEGGVLLAISPEGETLWKRDLVTEYGPIEARHGLSASLEADSQHVFVWVERGEDPYVLAVNPTTGETIWKAEGLGATSWGSPRLVPVAGGEHLVCSASGKLVGLNPSTGERHWEFTGLSNNKSCTPTIVGEGRFLVGASDGRGETNAGAAAASNGLIEITRGEDDQFQAAFVWQAEKATCTFGSPIVAGDTAAIVNRAGVLYRLDLETGEQVSAKRTDAGGIWATPLVAGGNLYLFGYKGTTSVFSLADGKPIAENRCWPEGGDDEKTPGFGGGNVLYAAAPAGNRLLLRRGDKLFAIGAK, encoded by the coding sequence GTGCTCCCCATTCGACGCTCGCCCCTTCGCCGTTTTCGCACAGCCGTTCGCTTGCCCTTCGCCAGTCCAATGATGGCAGCGGCCTGTTGGATCATGGCTGGACTGCCGCTTGCCTCTGCCGTCGAAGGCCAATGGCCGAAGTTTCAGAACGGAGGCCTTTCGTCCATCGACACTACGCTGCCGACGGAGTGGTCACCGGATGAAAACATCGCCTGGACGGCGGACATCCTTGGCTACGGTCAGTCGACTCCGATCGTGGCCCACGATCAAATCGTGGTGACCTCCACCAGCGGTGAAAACAAGGACCAGTACCACGTGCAATCGTTCGCGATTGAAACCGGTGAACTGAACTGGCAAGTCGATCTGGCCAATCCCTCGCCGTTTAAAAATTCGCCGATGGTCAGCCGAGCGGCGCCCAGCGCCGTTGCCACCGCAGAAGGCTTCGTTGCCTTTTTCGAAGGCGGTGTGCTGCTGGCGATTTCACCCGAAGGCGAAACCCTATGGAAACGTGACTTGGTCACTGAGTACGGACCGATCGAAGCGCGGCATGGATTGTCAGCTTCTCTCGAAGCCGATTCACAACACGTTTTCGTTTGGGTCGAACGTGGCGAAGATCCCTACGTTTTGGCGGTCAATCCAACAACCGGCGAAACGATCTGGAAAGCAGAAGGCCTGGGCGCGACCTCATGGGGATCGCCGCGATTGGTTCCCGTCGCAGGTGGTGAGCACTTGGTTTGCAGCGCCAGCGGCAAACTCGTGGGACTGAATCCATCCACCGGCGAGCGTCACTGGGAGTTCACCGGACTGTCCAACAACAAATCCTGCACACCCACCATCGTCGGCGAAGGGCGCTTCCTGGTGGGAGCCTCCGATGGCCGGGGTGAAACCAATGCCGGCGCCGCAGCGGCCAGCAACGGATTGATCGAAATCACCCGCGGCGAAGACGACCAATTCCAAGCCGCCTTTGTCTGGCAAGCGGAAAAGGCAACCTGCACGTTCGGCAGCCCCATCGTCGCTGGAGACACCGCCGCGATCGTCAACCGAGCCGGTGTGCTGTACCGCCTGGACCTCGAAACGGGCGAACAAGTCTCGGCGAAACGAACCGATGCGGGCGGCATCTGGGCGACGCCGTTGGTCGCGGGAGGCAACCTGTATCTGTTCGGTTACAAAGGCACGACCAGCGTGTTCTCACTGGCCGACGGCAAACCGATCGCTGAAAACCGCTGCTGGCCCGAGGGCGGCGACGACGAGAAAACGCCCGGTTTTGGCGGCGGAAACGTGCTCTACGCGGCCGCTCCCGCAGGAAACCGTCTGCTGCTTCGACGCGGCGACAAACTGTTCGCCATCGGTGCGAAGTAA
- a CDS encoding RDD family protein, with product MKPQHVDHSLGEGIYFAHESYPGFIRRLIAMMIDGAILTFAGIAIWILLALLFYVLETDRSPETLHIAIWLTIIWVYMTVIKRSWLRTIGYRLSGLQIVDTRGSRPSLMKMTFRLLMWIFGPFNFILDLMWLAADSEQQTLRDCYCGTYVVRATAQPEGSAPMHLTRYFATGLAPSYPRVVRPGKVA from the coding sequence ATGAAACCCCAGCACGTTGACCATTCGCTCGGCGAAGGCATTTACTTCGCCCACGAATCGTATCCTGGTTTCATCCGTCGCTTGATCGCGATGATGATTGATGGAGCGATTCTGACGTTCGCTGGGATCGCGATTTGGATCCTGTTGGCGTTGCTGTTCTACGTCCTGGAAACCGACCGAAGTCCAGAGACGCTCCACATTGCGATTTGGCTCACCATCATTTGGGTCTACATGACGGTGATCAAACGTTCTTGGCTGCGCACCATCGGTTACCGGCTATCGGGACTGCAAATCGTTGACACGCGTGGATCCCGACCGTCGCTAATGAAGATGACTTTTCGATTGCTGATGTGGATCTTTGGTCCCTTCAATTTCATCCTTGACCTGATGTGGTTGGCAGCCGACTCAGAGCAACAAACGTTGCGAGACTGCTACTGCGGCACCTACGTCGTGCGTGCCACCGCGCAACCGGAAGGCTCCGCTCCGATGCATCTGACTCGATATTTCGCGACCGGACTCGCCCCTTCCTACCCACGCGTCGTGCGTCCTGGGAAGGTTGCATGA
- a CDS encoding right-handed parallel beta-helix repeat-containing protein has product MPSAIALDVYVNVRGNDAHDGSQAAPVASIDRAREIVKAVVGKEPVTVWVSDGVHHLPRTLVFEPDDSGSAEHPVIYRAENEGQAVLSGGSQLDVIWKQFRDGIVQANTAPGLSIDQLFVDGRMQRMARYPNYDPAKTTEAYQGHAADALSKQRAANWSDPSGGFIHAMHRARWGGYHYRITGKDSEGNVTFEGGWQNNRPSGMHADQRMVENIFEELDAPGEWYHNAKTNTLTFYPGPAVDLKTAKMEVVRLRHLIEFNGTEQHPVRHITLNGFVFRHSARTFMDTKEPMLRSDWTIYRGGAVVVTGTEDVTIANSEFDQMGGNAIFVNNYNRRAQIVGCHIHDAGASGVCFVGNPDAVRDPLFQYGQKNDLAKVDRTPGPKTNDYPADCIVEDCLIHGIGRVERQPAGVQIEMAQHITVRDCSIYDCARAGINIGDGAWGGHLIEGCDVFDTVQETHDHGSFNSWGRDRYWSSDRGASQKIIDAEPSFPFLDAVKTTVIRNSRWRCDHGWDIDLDDGSSNYDITNNLMLAGGLKLREGFRRRAWNNITINNGLHPHVWYNDSGDEVFGNIFMAAPQGARMPTKTAKGKRVDGNLYYAKAPQIKDRYAGFGWDVNSVVGDPKFVDPAKGDFRVETDSPAFKIGFKNFPMDQFGVKKPSLKKIAKTPVIPDLNVKNSLQKPRSDSGPVTRPQPIYWLGAKANDLKGEEFSAYGVAKEEGGVALSAVAPSSIAAKAGLQEGDVIQGLNGKRVRRVSDLLAGYQGASGSSLRLKVVREQRVIDVTTDSAPAVILESFESPAAIQQLRQESPADAKVDANHSVRDAPLPSLTDGKLEEGYGPVFANGVDSGAYRLDLGTVQSVVSIASWSTNWNGVRGPQKLTLYASDSASDPGWNVEDRSRFTPLVSVDTTGQKHGQFNSVGLRSKDGHTLGHFRWIVWKVQPVTQRGENTAFQELQVLTR; this is encoded by the coding sequence ATGCCGTCAGCAATCGCATTGGATGTGTACGTCAACGTGCGAGGCAATGATGCCCATGACGGTTCCCAGGCGGCGCCCGTTGCTTCGATCGACCGTGCTCGCGAAATCGTGAAGGCAGTCGTTGGGAAGGAACCGGTGACGGTTTGGGTCAGCGATGGTGTGCACCACTTGCCACGAACGTTGGTGTTTGAACCGGACGACTCGGGTTCGGCTGAGCACCCGGTGATCTACCGTGCTGAAAACGAAGGCCAGGCGGTTTTGAGTGGAGGCTCACAGCTTGACGTGATCTGGAAGCAGTTTCGTGATGGCATCGTGCAAGCCAACACGGCACCCGGGTTGTCGATTGATCAATTGTTTGTCGATGGCAGGATGCAACGCATGGCACGTTATCCCAACTACGATCCAGCCAAGACGACTGAGGCGTACCAAGGTCACGCTGCAGACGCCTTATCCAAACAGCGTGCCGCAAATTGGAGTGATCCAAGTGGTGGTTTCATTCACGCGATGCATCGAGCACGCTGGGGTGGGTATCACTACCGGATCACAGGCAAAGATTCGGAAGGCAACGTGACCTTTGAAGGCGGTTGGCAAAACAATCGCCCCTCCGGGATGCACGCGGACCAACGGATGGTCGAGAACATCTTCGAAGAATTGGATGCACCGGGCGAGTGGTACCACAACGCGAAAACGAACACGTTGACTTTTTACCCTGGTCCAGCGGTGGATTTAAAAACGGCCAAGATGGAAGTCGTTCGGTTGCGGCACTTGATCGAGTTCAATGGAACCGAGCAACACCCCGTGCGACACATCACGTTAAACGGTTTTGTCTTTCGTCACTCCGCTCGAACGTTCATGGATACCAAGGAACCGATGCTTCGATCGGACTGGACAATCTATCGCGGTGGCGCGGTGGTGGTGACCGGAACGGAGGACGTGACAATCGCGAATTCCGAGTTTGACCAAATGGGTGGCAACGCGATTTTTGTCAACAATTACAACCGCCGGGCTCAGATCGTCGGGTGCCACATTCACGACGCGGGAGCCAGTGGCGTTTGTTTTGTGGGGAATCCTGATGCGGTGCGAGACCCGTTGTTTCAGTACGGGCAAAAAAACGATTTGGCGAAGGTGGATCGGACGCCTGGGCCAAAGACCAATGACTACCCGGCGGACTGCATCGTGGAAGATTGCTTGATCCATGGGATTGGACGTGTCGAACGGCAGCCTGCGGGCGTGCAAATTGAAATGGCACAGCACATCACCGTTCGTGATTGCTCGATCTACGACTGTGCACGGGCCGGTATCAACATCGGTGATGGGGCGTGGGGCGGTCACTTGATCGAAGGCTGCGATGTCTTTGACACGGTCCAGGAAACGCATGACCATGGATCGTTCAACTCCTGGGGTCGCGATCGCTACTGGAGCAGTGATCGTGGGGCCAGCCAAAAGATCATCGACGCTGAGCCCAGCTTTCCCTTCTTGGACGCTGTCAAAACCACGGTGATTCGAAACAGTCGTTGGCGCTGCGACCACGGCTGGGACATCGATCTGGACGATGGATCGTCCAACTATGACATCACCAACAACCTGATGTTGGCCGGTGGCTTGAAGTTGCGTGAAGGATTTCGACGTCGGGCATGGAACAACATCACGATCAACAACGGGTTGCACCCGCACGTTTGGTACAACGACAGCGGCGATGAAGTCTTCGGCAACATCTTCATGGCCGCACCTCAAGGTGCTCGGATGCCGACGAAAACGGCCAAGGGGAAGCGAGTCGACGGCAATTTGTATTATGCCAAAGCTCCACAGATCAAGGATCGTTACGCGGGCTTTGGTTGGGATGTGAATTCAGTTGTTGGGGATCCCAAGTTTGTCGATCCTGCGAAAGGCGATTTTCGCGTCGAGACCGATTCACCCGCGTTCAAAATCGGATTCAAGAACTTTCCGATGGACCAGTTCGGGGTGAAGAAGCCTTCACTGAAGAAGATCGCCAAGACGCCTGTGATCCCGGATTTGAATGTCAAAAACTCACTCCAGAAACCGCGTTCCGACAGCGGACCAGTGACGCGCCCACAGCCAATTTATTGGTTGGGGGCCAAGGCAAATGATTTGAAGGGGGAGGAGTTCTCGGCGTACGGCGTTGCCAAGGAAGAGGGCGGCGTTGCGTTGTCGGCGGTTGCTCCCTCAAGCATTGCCGCGAAGGCAGGTTTGCAAGAGGGGGACGTGATCCAAGGGCTCAACGGCAAACGCGTTCGCAGGGTCTCGGATTTGTTGGCCGGATATCAAGGGGCGAGCGGTTCGTCGTTGCGACTGAAGGTGGTCCGCGAACAGCGAGTGATTGACGTGACGACCGATTCGGCTCCCGCTGTGATTCTTGAAAGCTTCGAGTCACCTGCCGCAATCCAGCAACTCCGCCAGGAGTCGCCCGCGGATGCGAAGGTGGACGCCAATCATTCGGTTCGTGATGCACCGCTTCCGTCGCTCACGGATGGCAAATTGGAAGAAGGCTATGGGCCGGTGTTTGCAAACGGAGTCGACTCAGGTGCGTATCGATTGGATCTGGGAACCGTCCAAAGTGTGGTGTCGATTGCGAGTTGGTCCACGAATTGGAACGGTGTTCGGGGGCCACAGAAACTAACTTTGTATGCGAGCGACTCGGCATCGGATCCTGGATGGAACGTTGAGGATCGGTCCCGATTCACGCCACTCGTATCGGTCGACACGACGGGCCAGAAACACGGCCAGTTCAACTCGGTTGGGTTGCGATCCAAGGACGGTCACACGCTTGGCCACTTTCGTTGGATCGTTTGGAAGGTCCAACCCGTCACCCAACGCGGTGAGAACACCGCCTTCCAAGAATTGCAGGTTCTGACACGGTGA
- a CDS encoding sulfatase: MSRFLTIQALATCTFFLAVGWAASAFSQERPETPNVVLLLADDLGWQDVGCYDVDEPCPYETPNLDRLSQQGVLFRQAYSPAPTCAPSRAAILSGKHPARTQKTHVVGGAPPSPHTKNSTLISPWYSGRMKLSEVTIAEALRENGYRTGHAGKWHVAIEHFAFPQPEDQGFDFSRAERGVTRRMRPDRLSGFASDADDDPYQLDEDGFPFHQNVANAVEFMDESKSQPFFLYHATYLVHAPIHTRSERLLRKYCEKMNVPFPNDPDKWELEGQRNPFYGAMVEMLDHYVGKVLRYLETTEDPRWPGHRLSENTYVIFTSDNGGMEQHPGEIITDNYPLDKGKINAKEGGVRVPLIIRGPGIAPGTESDVMVNGLDFYPTILSWTGTSKPAQQHLDGADLSSLLASNPKDASMIVDRDGKPRDSMFWHFPHSSMQSTLRVGGYKLIRNWSDVLQDGSNPLELYRLYDERNQRVDIEEANNLAAKMPEKAAAMNEELQKRLDETAASPPFLNPTCSRRLPHQDQVCEVSDHGREGNIVWAKFQTHGAKIVKANLIYTDNGGERYEEWYRLPAKIVGDRLQVELPEDATHYVFNLIDENQYLVSYPTMKFGKDTKEPYSKRAIAN, from the coding sequence ATGTCTCGCTTCCTGACAATTCAGGCATTGGCCACGTGCACCTTCTTTTTGGCGGTGGGTTGGGCTGCTTCAGCGTTCTCACAGGAGCGTCCGGAGACGCCGAACGTGGTGTTGCTGTTGGCGGATGACTTGGGGTGGCAAGATGTCGGCTGCTACGACGTCGATGAACCGTGTCCCTATGAGACTCCCAATCTGGATCGGCTGAGTCAGCAGGGCGTCTTGTTCCGGCAGGCGTATTCGCCGGCACCAACGTGCGCACCATCGAGGGCGGCGATCCTGTCAGGCAAACATCCCGCGCGGACTCAGAAAACGCATGTGGTTGGAGGGGCGCCGCCGTCGCCGCACACCAAGAACTCGACCCTGATATCGCCCTGGTACAGCGGCCGAATGAAGTTGAGCGAGGTCACGATCGCCGAGGCGCTTCGCGAAAATGGGTACCGCACGGGACACGCGGGAAAATGGCACGTTGCGATTGAGCACTTCGCGTTTCCGCAACCCGAAGATCAAGGGTTTGATTTCAGTCGTGCCGAGCGCGGTGTGACTCGTCGCATGCGTCCTGACCGCTTGTCAGGATTCGCAAGCGATGCGGACGACGATCCCTACCAGCTCGATGAAGATGGATTTCCGTTTCATCAAAACGTTGCGAATGCGGTGGAGTTCATGGACGAATCCAAGTCGCAGCCATTCTTTCTGTATCATGCGACCTATTTGGTGCACGCTCCCATTCACACGCGTTCGGAAAGGTTGTTGCGGAAGTATTGCGAAAAAATGAACGTTCCGTTCCCGAACGATCCAGACAAATGGGAACTCGAAGGCCAACGCAATCCGTTCTACGGAGCGATGGTCGAGATGCTGGATCATTACGTTGGCAAGGTGTTGCGTTACCTCGAGACAACGGAAGACCCACGCTGGCCGGGCCACCGACTGAGCGAAAACACGTATGTGATCTTCACGTCGGACAATGGTGGGATGGAGCAGCATCCGGGCGAGATCATCACCGACAACTATCCGCTCGACAAAGGCAAGATCAATGCCAAGGAAGGCGGTGTTCGTGTCCCATTGATCATTCGCGGCCCAGGGATCGCACCGGGAACGGAATCGGATGTGATGGTCAACGGCTTGGATTTCTATCCAACCATTTTGTCCTGGACCGGAACATCCAAACCGGCTCAGCAACATCTCGATGGAGCGGATCTGTCATCGTTGCTCGCTTCCAATCCGAAAGACGCTTCCATGATCGTTGATCGCGACGGGAAGCCTCGTGATTCAATGTTCTGGCATTTCCCGCACTCGTCGATGCAGTCCACCCTTCGCGTGGGCGGCTACAAGCTGATTCGAAACTGGTCCGATGTGTTGCAAGACGGAAGCAACCCGCTGGAGCTGTACCGCCTCTATGACGAGCGGAACCAACGCGTGGACATCGAGGAGGCCAACAACCTGGCGGCTAAAATGCCGGAGAAAGCAGCGGCCATGAACGAGGAGCTGCAAAAGCGTTTGGATGAAACGGCCGCCAGCCCGCCATTTTTGAACCCGACTTGTTCACGCCGCTTGCCGCATCAAGACCAGGTCTGTGAGGTGTCGGATCACGGACGGGAAGGAAACATCGTGTGGGCGAAGTTTCAAACGCACGGGGCGAAGATCGTGAAAGCCAATCTGATCTACACGGACAACGGCGGGGAACGATACGAGGAATGGTATCGGCTGCCCGCGAAAATTGTTGGTGATCGTTTGCAGGTGGAATTGCCCGAAGACGCGACTCACTACGTTTTCAATCTGATCGACGAGAACCAATATCTGGTCAGTTACCCGACCATGAAATTTGGAAAGGATACGAAGGAGCCGTATTCAAAGAGAGCGATTGCGAACTAG
- a CDS encoding class II aldolase/adducin family protein, giving the protein MATPSNLETMLELSHFLGDEQRHLAILGEGNTSTKVDDEIFLVKASGSCLQTLLPEDTVACRFDALLPTLKEQRLSDEEIEQRLLASRVDPTAKKPSIETLFHAYLLSLPEIAFVGHTHSVAINQILCSPMAETFAKRRLFPDEVVCCGARSVLVPYVDPGLRLSLEIREKTEAFLKETGSLPRIILLQNHGVIAIGKTAGAVKAAMLMAHKAATIFVGAASLGGPTFMSEHDVLRIAGRTDEHYRQKALQL; this is encoded by the coding sequence ATGGCCACTCCATCCAACCTGGAAACGATGCTGGAACTGTCTCACTTTCTGGGGGACGAACAGCGTCATCTCGCGATCCTGGGAGAGGGCAACACGTCTACAAAAGTCGATGACGAAATCTTCCTCGTCAAAGCCAGTGGCAGTTGCTTGCAAACACTCTTGCCCGAGGACACGGTCGCGTGCCGTTTCGATGCGTTGCTGCCAACGCTGAAGGAACAACGACTCAGCGACGAGGAGATTGAACAGCGGTTGCTGGCGAGCCGCGTCGACCCCACGGCGAAGAAACCCTCCATCGAGACGCTCTTTCACGCGTACCTTTTGTCATTGCCTGAAATTGCGTTCGTCGGTCACACGCACAGCGTTGCGATCAACCAAATCTTGTGTTCACCAATGGCAGAAACCTTTGCCAAACGCCGCTTGTTTCCAGACGAAGTGGTGTGCTGCGGCGCCCGTTCGGTGCTGGTGCCCTACGTCGATCCAGGACTGAGGTTGTCACTGGAAATTCGCGAAAAGACAGAGGCCTTCTTGAAAGAAACAGGCTCGCTGCCACGAATCATCCTGTTGCAGAACCACGGCGTGATCGCGATTGGAAAGACAGCCGGCGCTGTCAAGGCAGCCATGCTGATGGCCCACAAAGCCGCCACCATTTTCGTGGGCGCAGCATCGCTTGGCGGACCAACGTTCATGAGCGAACACGATGTCCTCCGAATCGCCGGACGAACCGATGAACACTACCGACAAAAGGCTCTGCAACTTTGA
- a CDS encoding AraC family transcriptional regulator, with amino-acid sequence MAQTTRPRIALLVEVSRAYGRGLLRGVALYARTKGNWSLLHEEMTIDSGVPDWISGTRVDGVIARLDHHSIGPLRELRVPIVDVRCNRKFTGVPQVEADNQRVAELAFEHLWERGFRRFAFCGFRFATYSDARLIAFRKMVQDAGCPFTEYLSPGAPGITLTELERAGVVEQESLVEWLSTLERPTGLFVCNDIRGQQVLNACRLAGIAVPDDVGVIGVDDDDTICSICDPPLSSVRPDAELAGYRAAEILQQMMSGWVPDKEVERITPISVTERLSTKVVAVEDAELARVCRFIRLNACTGINVGDVVEFTTLSRRQLERRFRDVLGHTPHKQITMTQLERVRQLLTETEMTLEQIAPLAGYSHKESLGAVFKRETGQSPGEYRTEQQLIGNAARKELDSSE; translated from the coding sequence ATGGCTCAGACCACTCGACCTCGAATCGCGTTGTTGGTGGAGGTTTCTCGGGCCTACGGTCGCGGGTTGCTTCGCGGCGTGGCTCTGTACGCTCGAACCAAAGGCAATTGGTCTTTGTTGCATGAAGAGATGACGATTGATTCAGGGGTCCCGGACTGGATCTCAGGGACTCGCGTTGATGGTGTGATCGCGCGTTTGGACCATCATTCGATTGGTCCGCTGCGCGAATTGCGTGTCCCAATTGTGGATGTGCGTTGCAACCGAAAGTTCACCGGTGTGCCCCAGGTCGAGGCCGACAATCAACGAGTTGCCGAGCTGGCCTTTGAACATCTTTGGGAACGTGGCTTTCGGCGATTCGCGTTTTGCGGTTTTCGATTTGCAACGTATTCCGATGCTCGCTTGATCGCGTTTCGAAAGATGGTGCAAGACGCGGGCTGTCCCTTCACCGAGTACCTGTCCCCTGGTGCCCCTGGAATCACGCTGACCGAATTGGAACGTGCCGGCGTGGTTGAACAGGAATCGTTGGTCGAGTGGTTGTCGACGCTGGAACGTCCCACTGGATTGTTTGTTTGCAACGACATTCGTGGGCAACAGGTTCTCAACGCGTGTCGATTGGCGGGCATCGCAGTGCCGGACGATGTGGGAGTGATCGGAGTCGATGACGACGACACGATTTGTTCCATCTGTGACCCGCCGCTTTCGAGCGTGCGTCCCGACGCCGAACTGGCAGGGTATCGTGCAGCGGAGATCTTGCAGCAGATGATGTCGGGATGGGTGCCAGACAAAGAGGTGGAGCGGATCACGCCGATCTCCGTCACCGAACGATTGTCGACCAAGGTGGTTGCGGTGGAGGACGCCGAATTGGCGCGAGTATGCCGTTTCATTCGTCTGAATGCATGCACGGGAATCAACGTGGGTGACGTGGTCGAGTTCACGACGCTGTCACGTCGGCAACTCGAGCGACGTTTTCGAGATGTGCTCGGTCACACTCCACACAAACAAATCACGATGACGCAGCTGGAACGGGTCAGGCAGTTGTTGACTGAAACCGAAATGACGCTGGAGCAGATCGCTCCGCTGGCTGGCTACAGTCACAAGGAAAGTTTGGGAGCAGTCTTCAAGCGTGAGACCGGGCAATCACCCGGAGAGTATCGCACCGAACAGCAGTTGATTGGAAACGCTGCGAGGAAAGAGCTCGATTCCAGCGAGTGA
- a CDS encoding sulfatase family protein — MLNQTQVGGRMRWLRGLVVGALIFGGIAVTQRIVSAAEDSSSVEQPSKPNILFIFADDWGWGDLSCHGHPYVQTPNIDRLAREGTDFQRFTVASGVCSPSRTAVMTGHFPARHNIDGHFAWVPSNAKRNMPDWLDPNAVTLPRLLQSGGYKTAHFGKWHLSNDMIPDSPTPAAYGYDRYGAFNCSGEQMPVHEDANETIRFIEAAQSEGKPFFVNLWIHEPHTPFHVIPKYRWRFRDLGLSEADEIYAAVLSHADDRIGEVLDALDRLKLADETLVIFSSDNGPARGSANSKLELSYDTATGAGFGIGAAKGITAGRKGYKASLFEGGVNVPFIVRWPGHVAAGESNDSALISAVDLLPTFCEVGGVDLPETYVADGVSQVATLQGEATSGRSKPLFWKIGARWPATKSRPHHWASFCVVHESWKLLANEDSSYVELYDIVSDPYESTDLKDSQADVVSKLSKQLADWKASLPESPSAEFFSSLRDE; from the coding sequence ATGTTGAATCAAACCCAAGTCGGTGGGCGAATGAGGTGGCTTCGTGGTCTTGTTGTGGGAGCGTTGATTTTCGGTGGCATTGCAGTCACGCAACGAATCGTTTCCGCCGCAGAAGATTCCTCGTCGGTTGAGCAACCGAGCAAGCCAAACATCTTGTTCATCTTCGCGGATGATTGGGGCTGGGGAGATTTGTCTTGTCATGGCCATCCGTATGTCCAAACGCCCAACATTGACCGTCTGGCACGCGAGGGCACGGATTTTCAACGCTTCACGGTTGCCAGTGGAGTTTGCTCGCCCAGCCGAACGGCGGTGATGACGGGACACTTTCCGGCTCGTCACAACATTGATGGCCATTTCGCTTGGGTGCCCAGCAACGCGAAGCGTAACATGCCGGATTGGTTGGATCCAAATGCCGTCACGCTGCCAAGGTTGTTGCAATCGGGTGGGTACAAGACGGCTCACTTCGGCAAGTGGCATCTGTCCAACGACATGATTCCTGATTCGCCCACGCCTGCGGCCTACGGATACGATCGCTACGGTGCGTTCAATTGTTCGGGCGAGCAGATGCCGGTGCACGAGGACGCCAACGAGACGATTCGGTTCATCGAAGCGGCGCAATCCGAGGGCAAGCCATTCTTTGTGAACCTGTGGATTCATGAACCGCACACACCCTTCCACGTGATTCCAAAGTACCGCTGGCGTTTTCGCGATCTTGGACTGAGCGAAGCGGACGAAATTTATGCCGCTGTGTTGTCGCATGCGGACGATCGAATCGGGGAAGTCTTGGACGCCTTGGATCGATTGAAACTCGCGGACGAGACGTTGGTCATTTTTAGTTCTGACAATGGGCCGGCTCGCGGTTCAGCCAATTCCAAATTGGAGCTGAGCTATGACACCGCGACGGGAGCCGGGTTTGGAATCGGGGCCGCAAAAGGAATCACGGCGGGGCGGAAAGGGTACAAGGCGTCGCTGTTCGAAGGCGGTGTCAATGTGCCGTTCATCGTTCGTTGGCCGGGGCACGTCGCCGCAGGGGAGTCGAATGATTCTGCCCTGATCAGCGCGGTCGATCTGTTGCCCACGTTTTGCGAGGTTGGGGGAGTCGATCTGCCGGAAACGTATGTTGCCGACGGAGTCAGTCAGGTCGCGACTTTGCAAGGCGAAGCAACGTCCGGTCGTTCCAAGCCCTTGTTCTGGAAGATCGGGGCGCGTTGGCCCGCCACGAAATCTCGTCCACATCACTGGGCGTCTTTCTGCGTGGTGCATGAATCCTGGAAACTGTTGGCGAACGAAGATTCGAGCTACGTGGAGTTGTATGACATTGTGTCTGACCCCTACGAGTCGACTGACTTGAAAGACTCGCAAGCGGATGTTGTCTCGAAGCTGTCGAAGCAGTTGGCAGATTGGAAAGCCTCGCTACCCGAGTCACCAAGTGCCGAGTTCTTCTCCAGCCTCAGGGATGAATGA
- a CDS encoding GNAT family N-acetyltransferase translates to MNHLPIRELTIEDSAAAVELNETVVALTSPMDAERFAALHALSSLTLAAEIDGQLAGFLLAMPAGAAYDNGNFQWFSERHEQFVYIDRVVVSKEFRGHGVGRSLYAKAFDEAKRQGALHICAEIDLQPANHASLRFHEVAKFIPIGTRLLDNEKTVSMQIRSLPD, encoded by the coding sequence ATGAACCACCTTCCAATTCGAGAGTTGACGATCGAGGACTCTGCCGCGGCCGTCGAATTGAACGAAACGGTCGTCGCACTCACCAGCCCCATGGATGCTGAACGCTTTGCAGCGCTGCACGCACTCAGCAGTCTGACACTCGCGGCGGAAATCGACGGTCAGCTCGCCGGATTCCTACTCGCGATGCCTGCCGGCGCGGCATACGACAATGGCAACTTCCAATGGTTCTCAGAACGCCACGAACAATTTGTCTACATCGACCGGGTCGTGGTCTCAAAGGAATTCCGAGGCCACGGCGTTGGCCGCTCGCTGTATGCGAAAGCGTTCGACGAGGCGAAACGCCAGGGTGCGTTGCACATCTGTGCGGAAATCGATCTCCAACCAGCCAATCACGCATCCCTCCGATTCCACGAAGTTGCCAAGTTCATTCCCATCGGCACTCGCCTGCTGGACAATGAAAAAACCGTGTCCATGCAAATTCGATCGCTCCCTGACTGA